The genome window AAAAGCATCAAAAAAATGTTCGATATCTTTGGGCGCATTATCAAAAATCCATTTAACCAAACGTTCCTTGCTGCCAAGATATTGCGTCTTGGGTAGTTTATGTGTTTTAACCGCATCTCCGAACAATGTTGTTTGTGCTTGTTGTGATATAAACATAACTATTTTTTCAAAAGGTCATCAACCGAAACCTCAAGAGCTTTCGCAATTTTTTGAATGGTCTCAATCGTTGGATTTGGGCTTTCGTCAAGCTCTATTTTAACAACCGTATTGAGAGATAAATCAGCAAGTTTTGAGAGCTTATCTTGCGAAAGCTCTTTTTCTTGTCGTAATCTTTTGATGTTCTTGCCTATTGTGGACATAGTAGATTATAATGTATGGAAAGTGATATAATACTTTTGTGACTTGCAAATCAATTATATCAGCTTTCCATTCTCTCCTCAATGCCGCCGCCAAAAATCTCGTCCGTCCCCGCAAGAACACGGCGGAAGGGGGGTGTGGGGGGAATTCCGCCATGCCCGAGCGGATAGAATTGTCGCCCCGCCACCTGCCCGAATACTTGGAGGGCAGAACACCAAAGAAAAA of Deltaproteobacteria bacterium contains these proteins:
- a CDS encoding helix-turn-helix transcriptional regulator, with product MSTIGKNIKRLRQEKELSQDKLSKLADLSLNTVVKIELDESPNPTIETIQKIAKALEVSVDDLLKK